In Candida albicans SC5314 chromosome 4, complete sequence, the genomic window TTGCAGTTGAATTCTTAATACAGCCTATTGTTTAAAAACgttcttttttatttttcgcCTATGCTTATTTTCGGAGTTTATGAATGTTTGGAGGTACTACCAATTTGACCATAAATTGAAACGTATTCTTGTATTGGACTGGAGCTATGTATAGAGACCATAGTTTAGTAAACTATTTTGGCTATGtaaatttcttctttaacaGAACACCATATGTTTATGAGAGTTTCTTGGAAACTAAATTGCATTCGCTCGCTCATTTAAAAATCATGATGCTGTCAAGTACATAAATCTATATGTACGGATCTATTCTACCACCATTCAGGAGCATCATAGCCATTAGGTCTACTAGAACACCTGTAACCAGTCTCAATTGTGTCAAATTGACACACGGGTTTAAGGGTCGATATTGTTGCCCCAAATCCTTTTGATTCTTGTTTAACAAAGTACTGCGCGTTGTTTAGCAAACCTGGTCTTTGTGCAATCATCGCGTCTAAAGCCGTCTTGGATATCTTATCAACAGAATCATAATATCTAATCTTAGTAAACTCTTTATATTTGTCGTTTAAAAGGATCTGTGATTTCCATAACTCTTCTGGATATTGACCTTgcttcaacaacaataaatcaTATTGCACTAATGATGAGGTGCATAAATAACTACCTCCGTATTTGTGTCGTTTGTAGATGCCCAACATGATAGCAATTGCACCCAAACAACCAGTACCGTAATCGCTCATTGGGAAAGGGGGGACCATTGGCTCGTTTTTACCCATTGATAATCCTTGTACCCATGCCACACCACTTGCACAATCAGCAATTTGTTGCCAGCCAGGACGACCACTCCATTCGCCAACAAATCCAAAACAATTTTCAGCTCCATAAATGTATCCCTTACCTCGTTCAATCCCCAATTGGGTTAACTTAGTTGGGCCGTAACCCAATTTCTCAATGGCTCCCTTTCTGTATCCGTCAATGACCACATCAGcatcttttaataatttttcaaattctaaCCTATCGTTTGGATCTTTTAGATTTAAATTAGTGGTATGCTTACCCATGTTAGCGTCAACCTGGAAAAATGGAACATCAGGTAAGGTGTCGTCAGAGGTCACTTTGATAACAGTTGCACCGTATTCAGCTAATATCTTACCGATGGTTGGCCCTGCAATAATACGACAGAGTTCGAGCACTTTGACTCCGTCAAGAATTTTTCTGGACGATAAAGTAGCtgcaaattcaatttttggaGTTGACGTCTCAAGTGTTTCAACTTCAAATGGGGGAACTTTACTGATTGTTGCACCATGTTTGGTTTGCAAAAATACATCAGGCTTTAAAGCTTCGACTCCAgcttgtttgttttttgtgTTTAGTTCCTCTAATTCATCTACTGTGAATTGATCCAACTTTTCTTGgtaaatatcaacaatctTATCATAGTCTTCCAATCCTGGAACAAAAGCAGGCAATCCAATCATTTCAAGACATGTTGTTGCATCCAACGAGCCATGAATGTGATAAAATCTATCTTTCTCCTTAGTGCGATACAAATTGGCTGACATTCTTCGATATGGGTCTGACTGTGCTTGATTTAAATCAGTTGGTTTTAAATACTTCAAGACCTCTTTCTTATCTGTTTTAAAAAATCCATCAACAGAAGAACAATAAGTTGaaaataagaataataaaGCATGCtctaaatcaattttgcaTGTACCATCGTTAGACCCAAATCTTTCTTGAGTTAATTTCAAAGCAACCAATGCTTCAAGACCTTTCAATGCTGAAATTGTTTCAGTTTGTTTTAATGGACAAGGAACTATCAAATTGTTGGAATAATTCTCGAACTTTATCTTTGATACATTCTCTGTGATAAATTCTTCAGGTAATAATGAGAGCAAACTGTTGAAAATTATCTTTGTTTCTTCTAGTTGAGAGTATTTATTCAGTGTCATGGTAattacaaagaaaaaatattgcAAATGTTCAAAGAAAAGCAGAACGTTGGCTTCATTTGGGTTGATATAAATACTGCCTTAGCTTGTAGGAAATGtgtaattaataattttgaactGGAAACAAGCTGCTCTGTCGGAAATATGCAGCATATTGTTGGGGACAAAAGATTAAACTCGACGGATA contains:
- a CDS encoding uncharacterized protein (CoA-transferase family protein; rat catheter biofilm repressed), with product MTSNKYSQLEETKIIFNSLLSLLPEEFITENVSKIKFENYSNNLIVPCPLKQTETISALKGLEALVALKLTQERFGSNDGTCKIDLEHALLFLFSTYCSSVDGFFKTDKKEVLKYLKPTDLNQAQSDPYRRMSANLYRTKEKDRFYHIHGSLDATTCLEMIGLPAFVPGLEDYDKIVDIYQEKLDQFTVDELEELNTKNKQAGVEALKPDVFLQTKHGATISKVPPFEVETLETSTPKIEFAATLSSRKILDGVKVLELCRIIAGPTIGKILAEYGATVIKVTSDDTLPDVPFFQVDANMGKHTTNLNLKDPNDRLEFEKLLKDADVVIDGYRKGAIEKLGYGPTKLTQLGIERGKGYIYGAENCFGFVGEWSGRPGWQQIADCASGVAWVQGLSMGKNEPMVPPFPMSDYGTGCLGAIAIMLGIYKRHKYGGSYLCTSSLVQYDLLLLKQGQYPEELWKSQILLNDKYKEFTKIRYYDSVDKISKTALDAMIAQRPGLLNNAQYFVKQESKGFGATISTLKPVCQFDTIETGYRCSSRPNGYDAPEWW